The sequence GGGGGGGCCGGGGGGGGGGGGGGGGGGGGGGGGTGGGGGTTAGGCGGGGGGCGGGGCTGGGAGACCCTGCTCCTGGTGGAGGACGAGGAGGCGATCCTGGAGCTGGGCCGGGAGATCCTGGAGGAGCTGGGCTACACGGTGCTGGCCGCGGCCACCCCCGCCGAGGCCCTGCGGACGGCCCAGGCGTACCCGGGCGAGATCCACCTCCTGATCACCGATGTGGTGATGCCGGGAATGAACGGGCGCGAGCTGGCGGAGCGGCTCGGCGCGATGCGCCGCGGCCTGCGGTGCCTCTTCATCTCAGGCTATACCGCGGACCTGGTCGCCCACCGGGGGATCCTGGACGAAGGGGTGCGCCTCCTGCAGAAGCCCTTCACGGTGCGGGAGCTCTCGGCGAAGGTGCGGCAGGCGCTGGGGCCGGAGGGGGGCCCGGGCTCCGCCGGCTGAGGCTACCGCGGTGCCGTGGCCACGTAGACCACGTGGCGCAGCCCCCCGCGCCCCGGCCGGTCGGTGGACACCGAGAAGCCCGCGGCCCGCAGGCGTCTCTCGAACCCCTCATCGTAGGCTTCCCCCCACACGGCGAAGACTCCCCCGGGGCGCAGCGCGGACCGGGTGCGTTCGATGGCTCCTCGGCCATACAGGGGGTCGGCGCCCTTCGCGCAGCCCGCATGGGGGCCTTCGTAGAGGTCCAGGACCACGGCGTCGAAGCGGTCCGACGCCGTGGCCGAGGCGTCGCGGATCACGTCTGCCACGTCGCCCACCCGCACTTCGACCCGGGGGTCCTGGGCGGCCCCCCCGGTCAGCTCGGCCAGCGGCCCCCCACACCAGCGGACCACGACAGGGTTGAGCTCGGCCACCACGACCCGGGCGTCGGCGGCAACGGCGTCGAGCACGGCGCGCAGGGTGAATCCCATGCCCAGACCCCCCACGAGCACCCGGGCGCCTCGTCGGCCCGCGAGGCCTTGGCAGGCAAGCGCCCCCAGCGCGGTCTCGGAACGGTGGTGGACGCTGTTCATCAGCACCCGGCCGGCCACGGTGATCAGGAGGTCCCGGTCGCCGCGCCGGCGAAGCTCCAGGGTGCCCTCGGCGGTGGGCACCCGGTCCAGGGTCTGCCAGGGGCGGGACACCGCCTTGCCTTCGGGTCAGCGGGGGCGGCGGGTGCGAAAGCTGCGGGCGATGATGGGCTTGGAGGCTCCCCGAGGGGTGGACGATGGGGACGAGGCGGCGGGTTTGGAGGAGCCGGACGAAGCGGGCGCGGGGCGGGCTCTGGCCCCGGAGCGCTGCGCTGCCGCCTTGCCCTTGCCGGGTCCTCGGGGGGGGCGGGGCCCGCGGGCGAACTCGGTGTCGCGGGCGGGGGCCGGCGCGGCGTAGTCGAAGCCCGGAATGCGGCGGCGCTCGAGGGGGGCGCCCAGGGCCCGCTCGATGGCCCGGACCAGCCCGTCGTCCTCGCTCGACACCAGGGTGAAGGCGTCGCCGGTGCGCGCGGCGCGCCCGGTGCGGCCGATGCGGTGCGTATAGGCGTCCACCGTGTCGGGCATGTCGTAGTTGACCACGTGGGAGATGCTCGAGACGTCGATGCCCCGGGCGGCGATGTCGGTGGCCACGAGGATCTGGGTGGAACCGTCCCGAAACCCGTCCAGGGCGGCCTGCCGGCGGTTCTGGGAGAGATTGCCCTGGAGGGAGGCGGCGCGGTAGCCCGCCTTGACCAGTTGCTCGCCCACCCTCTTGGCCCGGTGCTTGGTGCGGGTGAAGACGAGCACCGACCCGGTGTCGGTGTGGCGCAGGAGCTCCAGGAGGAGCGCCGTCTTGAGGTGCGCGGCCACGGGGTACAGGGCGTGGGCCACGGTGGTGGCCGGCGTCGCCCGATCCACCTGCACGGTCACGGGCTCCCGGAGCACCTCGCGCACCAGACGGCGGATGTCGTCGGGCATGGTGGCCGAGAAAAGCAGCGTCTGGCGCGCGGCGGGCAGGTACTTGAGGATGCGGCGGATGTCGGGGAGGAACCCCATATCGAACATCCGGTCGGCTTCATCGAGCACCAGCACCTCGACCCCCGAGAGGTCGATGGTCTTCTGTGCCAGGTGGTCCAAGAGCCGGCCCGGGCAGGCCACCACGATCTCGACGCCGGCCTTGAGCTTCTGGACCTGGGGGTTCATGCCCACGCCCCCGTACACGGTGGCGCTGCGAAGCCCGGTCCTTCCTCCCAGGTCGGCGAAGGACTCGTGGATCTGCTCGGCGAGCTCCCGGGTGGGGGCCACCACGAGCGCCCGTACCCGGCGCCGGGGGCCCCGCATGAGCCGCTGGAGAATGGGCAGCGCAAAGGCGGCCGTCTTTCCCGTGCCGGTCTGGGCCAGGCCCAGGACGTCGCGGCCCTGGAGGACGGTCGGGATGGATTCTCTCTGGATGGGGGTGGGCGAGACGTAGCCCAGGGCCTGCACTCCCTCCGCGATGTGCGGGTGGAGCTGAAACGCTTCAAAGCTCAAGCAGAGTCCTTCTTCGGGAAGAGCCGCCGGCATGGGGGCGGCAGGGGGTACAAGCGGGGACGAAGGGGGAGGGGGACGGGCAAGGGAGACGCATGGTACCGGCAAGGCAGCAGGAGTGCAAGCCCGATTTGTTCCCGGGGGGTCGCCCTGGTACACTCACCCGTATTCAGCGCCCACACCTCGCACCCGGAGGACAGCCCATGGACGTTCGCCGTGCCTGGGACGACGTGGCCCAGGCCATCGCCGCGATGCAGCGGCCCGAAGGGGACGTCCCCGGGAAGCTCGAGGCGGTGCGGGCCGGCGTCGAGCGCCTCTTCTCGTTTCCCGCCCTTGAGATCCTGGACCAGGTGGAGCGCTCGGCCCTCGGCATGCCCCCCCGAGCCCTCGTGAGCTGGCTCGTCTTCGAAGGGGGGCGGCTTCCGGGGGTCCCCTCCGAGGCCGTGCGCGCCTTGCGGGAGCTCTACGAGGCCACCTGCCCGCCCGGCCAGGGCATCCTTCCCCCGCCCCCCGGCCAGGGCAGGCGCGGCCACGCCTGAGCGCCGCACGGCAACCCGCGCCCCGTGGGGGGCCCGGGCTCCCAGTGTCGGTTCGCCGGGGCTCTCCCGCGGTTTTCAAACACGCGCTGAGCGCCGCCGAGTGCCTCGGCAGGTGCCGGCGTGGGCGCAGCCCGGCGTGGGACCGCCCGCGCTTCTTGCCTTTCCCCAGCGGGTAGCCGAGCTTGCCGATGGTGCAATCCCCAGAGGACGGCCCGGAAGGCTTTCTTTCCGTCTGCCCCCCGCGCCTCGATGCGGATGCCTTCGGTTCAAAGAGCCCTGTCTTCAGAACGTCGTTTTGGGGTTGTCGACCGCCGTTCGCTCCGGTAGACTCGGCGTCCACTTGGGGCGCTCGCCCGCCGGGCCGCGGGAAGGTGCCGGTCATTTCCGCGGGGAGGCCCGATTTTTCAACCTGTGTGAAGGAGGGAGAGATGGCCGACGCAGCAGGGATCAAAGACGTGTATCCGGTACCCGAGCACTTCCGCAAGCGCGCGTGGATCAAGAGCCGCGAGGAGTACGCGAAGCTCTACAAGGAGTCCGTCGAGAACAACGACGGGTTCTGGGCCAAGGTCGCCGAGGAGCAGGTCACCTGGATCAAGAAGTGGGACAGGGTTCAGGATTGGAAGTTCTCCAAGGACGAGGTCTATCTGAAGTGGTTCATCGGGGGGAAGCTCAACCTGAGCTACAACTGCCTGGACCGCCACCTGGAGAAGCGCGGCAGCCAGACCGCCATCCTGTGGGAGGGCAACGAGCCCACCGAGGACCGCAAGCTCACCTACCGGGAGCTCCACGACCAGGTGTGCCGCTTCGCCAACTTTCTCAAGAGCCGGGGGGTCAAGAAGGGTGACCGGGTCTCCATGTACCTTCCCATGGTCCCGGAGCTCGCGGTGGCCATGCTCGCCTGCGCCCGCATCGGCGCGGTCCACTCGGTGGTGTTCGGCGGGTTCTCGGCCGACGCCCTCAAGGATCGCATCCAGGACTGCGCGTCGAACTTCCTCATCACCTGCGACGGCTTCTACCGGGGCGCCAAGCTCGTCAACCAGAAGGCCCAGGCCGACGACGCCATGTCCAACTGCCCCACGATCAAGACCTGCGTGGTGGTGCGGCGGGTGGGGGCCGACAAGGTCAAGTCCGAGATGAAGGCCGGCCGCGACTTCTGGTGGGAGGACGAGCTCCCGAAACAATCCAACCAGTGCGCCTGTGAAGAGATGGACGCGGAGGACCCGCTCTTCATCCTCTACACCTCGGGTTCCACCGGCAAGCCCAAGGGCGTGATGCACACCACGGGCGGGTACCTGGTGTACACCTCCTACACCCACAAGCTCGTCTTCGACTACCACGACGGCGACATCTACTTCTGCGCCGCCGACATCGGGTGGGTGACGGGTCACAGCTACATCGTGTACGGGCCGCTGTGCAACGGCGCCATCACCATGATGTTCGAGGGCGTACCCAACTACCCGGACGCGGGCCGGTACTGGGACATCGTGGGCAAGCACAAGGTCAACGTGCTCTACACGGCCCCCACCGCCATCCGGGCCATCGCGGCGGCCGGCGACCAGTTCGTGGAGAGCCGGCTCGGGAAGCTCGACTCCCTGCGGCTCCTGGGCACGGTGGGCGAGCCCATCAACCCCGAGGCCTGGCGCTGGTATTACGAGAAGCCCGGCCGCTCCAAGTGCCCCATCGTCGATACCTGGTGGCAGACCGAGACCGGGGGCATCCTCATCACCGGGCTCCCGGGGGCCATCGACATGAAGCCCGGCAAGGCGACGACGCCGTTCTTCGGGCTGGAACCGGTGATCGTCGATCCCGAGAAGGGAACCCGGCTCGACGGCGTGGCCAGCGGCGCCCTGTGCATCAAGCGGCCCTGGCCGGGGCTGATGCGGGGCGTGTATGGCGACCCGGATCGCTTCCGCCAGACCTACTTCGTGCAGTACGACGGCTACTACTTCACCGGCGACGGCTCCAACCGGGACAAGGACGGCGACTACCAGATCACCGGCCGCATCGACGACGTCATCAACGTCTCGGGGCACCGCATGGGCACCGCCGAGGTGGAGAGCGCGCTGGTGCTCCACCCCCAGGTGGCCGAGGCCGCCGTGGTGGGCTTCCCCCACGAGATCAAGGGACAGGGCATCTACGCCTACGTCACCCCGAACGCCGGGGTGGAGGGCAGCGACGCCCTCAAGAAGGAGCTCCTGGCGCTGGTGCGCAAGGAGATCGGCCCCATCGCGACCCCCGACCACATCCAGTTCGCCCCGGGCCTGCCCAAGACCCGGTCGGGCAAGATCATGCGCCGCATCCTCCGGAAGATCGCGGCCAACGAGGTGAAGGACGGCTTCGGAGACACTTCCACGCTCCTGGACCCGGGAGTGGTTGACCTCCTGGCCGAGAACCGCCTGAACAAGGGGTAGGCGTACCCGGAGCAGACGTCCGGAGGGGCCGGCTCGCGAGGGCCGGCCCCTTGGCTTGTGTATGGAGGGAAGGACGCGCCATGGATCGCGCATCGCCGCAGGGGGAGGCCGTGCGGGTCAACGACCCGGGAGCCTACTACGCCGGACCGGAAGCCCCGAGCCTCTTCTGGGAGATGACGGTGTGCCAGTGCCTGGCGGACCGGGACAGCCCGTACCTGGCGGCGCTGGAGAAGCCGCGCCGCTGCGGAGCGGCGGTGGCGGAGTTCCTGGCGGCGCGCCTGGGGACCCGGACCTTCGGGGCGGTGGTGGAAGTGGGCGGCGGGACGGGGAGCCTCATGGCGGCGTTTCTCGGGTCTGCCGACGTCCGCGAGCTCTCGATGGTGGACCTCAGCCCCCACTTTTCTCGCGTGCAGCGAGAGGCCTTGGGGGACCGGCCCGGGGTGAGGTATGTGGTGGCGGACGCGGTAGCGTACCTCCGGGCGTCGCGAGAGCCCATCGACCTCTTGATCAGCAACGAGAACCTCGGGGACCTGCCGACCTACGCGGGCCTGCCCCGCGACGAGGTGCTGCGCCGGGCGCGGCTGCCCACGTACGCCCCCGACCGCTCCGCCGACCCCGTGGGCCGCGCGGCCGAGCTCGTGCGCACCTACGGCCTGGAGGACGATGTAGCGCTGGCCCCCGAGAACTTCGCCTTCAACGTGGGGGCGGTGGAGTACCTGGAGGCCCTGGCCCCCCGGGCCCGGGCCGTCTTCCTCACCGAGCACGGCTCCGACACCGTGGTTCCCGAGCGCTACCGGGAGCTAGTGGAGCTCCCCCCTTCCGACGGCTTCCCGAGGCGGATCGCCCTCAAGGGCCACGACGAGTACTCCATCCGCTTCAGCCAGCTCGCACGGGTGGCGCGCCGGCTGGGGTACCGGGTGGAGCGGTTCCACCTGATGGACCTCCTGGGCCTGCGCACCGACCCCGGTGCCCGGTCCCTGGTGCGCGTTCCCAACACCCAGAGCGAGGCGGCGGAGGTCTTTCGCGAGTTCTACCACCATGTGGCAGAATACCAGGGCCTGCTGCTCACTCGACGCAAAGAGGAGCTGTCGTGACCCGGTGGGAGGAGCTGCGCGATCCCGATAGCCCCGAGCCCCAGTTCAAGCTGCCGGCCTGGATCGCCCCTGCGCCCTTTGAGGCGCTGTGCGGGCTCGAGATCGCCGAAGCCGCCGAAGGCCGCTCAGTGCTGCGGATGCCCTTCCGGGTGAAGCTCGCCCAGGGGGGAGGGCTCCTCCACGGGGGCGCCCTCACCACGCTGGCGGACACTGCGGTGGCCATGGCCATCAAGAGCCTGCTCCCCGAGGGGACCCGCTTCGCCACGGTCGAGATGACCACGTCGTTCCGGGCCCCGGTGCGGCGGGGAGTGGTCGAGGCCCGGGCCCGGGTCGTGCGGTTCGAGGGGCGCGATCTCGAGGGGGAAGCCCAGGTGTATGCCGAAGACGGCACCCTGGCCGCCACCTTCCGCTCGCGTTTCCGCGTAGCCCGGGGGGAACCCGGATCGGAGGCCGGCCCGTCCTTTGGCGTCGGCAAGGGACCCTGACGCGCCGTCGGCGCCGGAGAACCCATGTACAGCATCTTCGAGAGCGCCGAGCTGGGTCCCCTGGTAGCGTCCAACCGGATCGTGCGCTCGGCCACCTGGCTCGGGCTGGCGGACCCCCAGGGGGGCGTGACCGACGCGCTCGTGGAGCGCTACGCGGAGCTCGGCCGGGGCGGCGCGGGGGTGATCGTCACCGGCTACGCCTCGGTGAGCCCCGAGGGGCGCCAGATGCCCCGGATGCTCGGTGCCCACGAGGACCGGTTCGTGCCGGGTCTGGCGCGGCTGGCCGCGGCCATCCGGGCGCGGGGCGCCCTGGCGGGTCTCCAGCTCGTGCACGCCGGGGGCCAGACCCGGGCCGAGTGGATCGGGGGTCGCGACCCGGTGGCGCCCTCGTTCACCCCCGCCGTGCAGTATCCGCAGGTGCCCCGGGAGCTCTCCTTCGAGGAGATTGCCCGCATCGTGGCCGACTTTGGCCGCGCGGCCCGGCGCGCCCGGGAGGCCGGCTTCGACTTCGTACAGCTCCACGCGGCCCACGGGTACCTCGTCAACCAGTTCCTCTCCCCCCTCACGAACCTGCGCACCGACCGCTACGGGGGCGACCTGCGCCAGCGGTTCCGTTTCCTTCAGGAGGTATGGGCCGCCGTGCAGGGGGCGGCCGGCCCGGACTACCCCGTGGCCGTCAAGCTCAACGGCGCCGACTTCCTGCCCGGGGGGCTCGAGGCCGAGGACGCGGCCCGGGTCGCCGAGTGGACTGCCCTGCGCGCCCCGTGCTTGATCGAGGTGAGCGGCGGGACGGCCGCCTCCGGAGACCTGGGACCCGTCCGCCGGGTGGACGCCCCGGAGCAGGAGGCCTACTTTCGGGACCTGGCGTCGGGAGTAAAGCGCCGGGTCACCGTGCCGGTGGGGGTGGTGGGCGGACTCCGGTCACCCGAAACCCTCGAGAACCTCCTCTTCGAGGGGGTAGCCGACTTCTTCAGTCTGGCCCGCCCCCTCTTGTGGGAGCCGGATCTGCCGGCCCGTTGGGCCGCCGGCGACCGTACCCCCGCCCGGTGCATCAGCTGCAACGGCTGCTTCGCCCCGGGGCGGGAGGGGCGCGGCGTGCGCTGCGTGGTGCGGGAGAAACTCGAAAGTGAGCTGGGCGTAGGAACCCGGTGAAGGGCCAGGGGTGCGCGGAAGCGCCGGAGCGGGGGCGCCGCTCGGCAGGGCCGAGACCCCAGTTCGAGCAGTTCAACGCCACCGAGCTCTACTGTCCCGGGTGCGGCCGGGCCATGCCCGTGCGGCCGCGACTCTTGCTCGTCCTGCCCGAGGGCGAGCTCCATACCTACCACTGCGCTGGCTGCGGCGACGTGCTCGGCAAGAAGACGATCCGGCCCGCACGCGGCCCTTGAGAAAGCCGCCCCCCGTCGCGAGTCGCAAAGCTGCTGCCCTCCCTGGTCCCCTCCATTCCCGGATGGGGGGCTCTCTGTGATGGAATTTTGTGCAAAGCAGGCCTTGACGTCTTCCGGTGAAAAGACGTACAAAAGCAGGCCTGTTTGCCGCACCCCGCTCCGAGGGTTTAAGGAGACCGGGTGGCGGATCCAAATAGTGGCAAGTTTCACGTGAGCCCGGGGCAGAGAGCCGGGCCCGCGCCAGCATCGAGGGACCGATCCGTGTCGACCAATGGCCAAAGCGTAGGGTCCGTAATGGTGGTGGGGTCGGGGATCGCGGGCATCCAGGCGTCCCTGGATCTCGCGAACTCCGGGATGAAGGTTTATCTGGTGGAGAAGGGGATCTCCATCGGCGGGGTCATGGCCCAGCTCGACAAGACCTTCCCCACCAACGACTGCTCGGCCTGCATCCTCTCGCCGAAGCTCGTGGAGGTGGGCCGCCACCCCAACGTGGAGATCCTGACCCAGTCCACGGTGGAGGCGGTGGAGGGCTCGGCGGGCCGGTTCACCGTCCGGCTCAGCCAGGCCCCCCGGTACATCGACCTGGACAAGTGCACCGGCTGCGGCGACTGCGCCAAGGTCTGCCCGGTGCCGCGGCCCGACGCGTTCAACGGCGGCCTCTCCCAGCGCACCGCGGCCTACCGCCACTTTCCCCAGGCCATCCCCGCCGCCTTCGCCATCGAGAAGCGGGGCACCTCGCCCTGCAAGGCCGCCTGCCCCACCCACATCAGCGTCCAGGGGTACGTGGCGCTCATCGCCCAGGGCAAGTTCGCCGAGGCCCTGAAGCTCGTCAAGCAGGAGAACCCCTTCCCGTCGGTGTGCGGGCGGGTCTGCAACCACCCCTGTGAGGGGGCCTGCAAGCGCGCCGGGGTGGACGAGCCCATCGACATCATGCACCTCAAGCGCTTCGTGGCCGACCTCGACCTCCAGGCCGAGACCCGCTACGTGCCCGAGGCGAAGGAGAAGAAGGGGAAGAAGGTCGCGATCGTGGGCGCCGGCCCCGGCGGACTCACGGCGGCCTATTTCCTGGCGGCCGAGGGGTACGACGTCACGGTCTTCGAGGCCCTTCCCGTGGCGGGGGGCTGGATGTGGGCCGGGATTCCCGAGTACCGGCTCCCCCGGGACGTGCTGGGGGCCGAGATCCAGGTGATCCGGGACCTCGGGGTCGACATCCGCCTCAACACCGCCGTGGGCAGGGATGTTCCCTTCGCAGACCTGCGCCGCGACTACGACGCCGTCTTCGTGGCCGTGGGCGCCCAGAAGAGCGCCCGGCTCGACGTGCCCGGCGAGGACCTGGAAGGGGTGGTCCACGGGGTGGACTACCTGAAACGCGTGAACCTGGGCGAGAAGGTCTTCCTGGGCAACCGGGTCGCCGTCGTAGGCGGAGGCAACGTGGCCATGGACGCGGTGCGCACGGCGCTGCGCACCGGGTCGAAGGAGGTCTTCTGCCTCTACCGCCGCACCCGGGCCGAGATGCCGGCTTCCCCGGAGGAGATCGAGGAGGCCCTGGACGAGGGCGTGCGGATGGAGTTCCTGGTGGCCCCGGTGCGGGTCATCGGCGACAACGGGAAGGTCGCGGCCATCGAGTGCCTGCGCATGGAGCTCGGGGAGCCCGACGCCTCGGGCCGCCGTCGGCCGGTGCCGGTGAAGGGCTCGGAGTTCGTCCTCGAAGTGGACGCGGTGGTGCCGGCCATCGGCCAGCAGTGCGACCTCTCCTTCCTCGCCAACGGCAGCGGCGCCCTGGTCAACCGCTGGAACAACATCGACGCCGACCCCGTGACGTTTGCCACCAGCCTGCCGGGGGTCTTCGCCGGGGGCGACGCGGTGACCGGCCCGGCCACGGTGGTAAAGGCCGTGAACGCCGGCAAGGAGGCCGCGATCTCCATCGACCGCTACCTCCGGGGCGAGGACCTGGCCGCCGGCCGGGCCCGCAACTGGGAGGAGAACCTGGCCGATCCGGGCGACACGAGCGCGGTCCCCAGGGCTGCACGGGTCCCCATGCCCCACCTGCCCCCCGCCGAGCGGGCCACCCACTTTCGGGAGGTGATCGGCCCCCTCACCGAGGCCCAGGCCCGGGCCGAGGCCCAGCGGTGCCTCTCCTGCGGGATCTGCTCCGAGTGCTACCAGTGCGTAGAGGCCTGCGTGGCCAAGGCCGTGGCCCACGACGACGCGGCCCGGGTGCGGGAGCTCGAGGTGGGCGCCGTGATCGCGGCCCCGGGCTTCGAGCCCTTCGACGCTGCGGCGCTGGGCGAGTACGGGTACGGGGTGTACCCCAACGTGGTCACCAGTCTCCAGTTCGAGCGGATCCTCTCGGCGTCGGGCCCCTTCTTCGGCCACGTCCAGCGCATCTCGGACGGCGCCGAGCCCAAGAAGGTCGCCTTCATCCAGTGCGTGGGCTCCCGCGACGTGCGGTGCGGCAACGGCTGGTGCTCCTCGGTGTGCTGCATGTACGCCACCAAGGAGGCGATCATCGGCAAGGAGCACGCCAAGGGGCTGGAGCCCACGATCTTCTTCATGGACATCCGGGCCCACGGCAAGGACTTCGACCGGTTCGTGGAGCGGGCGAAGAAGGAGTACGGCATCCGCTACGTCCGGTCGATCCCCTCGACCCTCAAGGAGCTCCAGAAGTCGAAGAACCTGCTCCTCACCTACGTCCAGGAGGACGGCACCGCGGTGGAGGAGGAGTTCGAGATGGTGGTCCTCTCGGTGGGCCTCACGCCCCCGAAGGAGGCGGCCCCCCTGGCCCGGGCCCTGGGGATCGAGCTCACGGAGCAGGGCTTCTGCAAGACGTCGCTGGAAAACCCGGTGGAGACCTCCCGCTCCGGGGTGTACGTGTGCGGCGCCTTCGGTGGCCCCAAGGACATCCCCGAGACGGTCATGGAGGCGAGCGGCGCCGCCGCCTGCGCCCAGGGCCTCCTGGCCAGCCAGCGGGGGACCCTCGTGGCCGAGGAGGAGCTTCCGGCGGAAAAGGACCTGCGGGGCACCGGCCCCCGGGTCGGGGTGTTCGTGTGCCACTGCGGCATCAACATCGGCGGCGTGGTGGACGTGCCCGGGGTGGCCGAGTACGCCAAGGGCCTGCCCAACGTGGCCTACGTGACCGACAACCTCTTCACCTGCTCCCAGGACTCGGCGGTCAAGATGGCCGAGGCCATCCACGAGCACGACCTCACCCGGGTGGTGGTGGCCTCGTGCTCGCCCCGGACCCACGAGGGCCTCTTCCAGGAAAATCTAGAAAAGGCGGGCTTGAACCCCTACCTCTTCGAGATGGCCAACATCCGGGACCAGGGGTCCTGGGTCCACATGCACGAGCCCGAGGCCGCCACCGAGAAGGCCAAGGATCTCGTCCGGATGGCCGTGGCCAAGTCGGCGTTCCTCAAGCCCCTGAAGCCCGGCCAGCTC comes from Thermodesulfobacteriota bacterium and encodes:
- a CDS encoding class I SAM-dependent methyltransferase — encoded protein: MDRASPQGEAVRVNDPGAYYAGPEAPSLFWEMTVCQCLADRDSPYLAALEKPRRCGAAVAEFLAARLGTRTFGAVVEVGGGTGSLMAAFLGSADVRELSMVDLSPHFSRVQREALGDRPGVRYVVADAVAYLRASREPIDLLISNENLGDLPTYAGLPRDEVLRRARLPTYAPDRSADPVGRAAELVRTYGLEDDVALAPENFAFNVGAVEYLEALAPRARAVFLTEHGSDTVVPERYRELVELPPSDGFPRRIALKGHDEYSIRFSQLARVARRLGYRVERFHLMDLLGLRTDPGARSLVRVPNTQSEAAEVFREFYHHVAEYQGLLLTRRKEELS
- a CDS encoding DEAD/DEAH box helicase; the protein is MSFEAFQLHPHIAEGVQALGYVSPTPIQRESIPTVLQGRDVLGLAQTGTGKTAAFALPILQRLMRGPRRRVRALVVAPTRELAEQIHESFADLGGRTGLRSATVYGGVGMNPQVQKLKAGVEIVVACPGRLLDHLAQKTIDLSGVEVLVLDEADRMFDMGFLPDIRRILKYLPAARQTLLFSATMPDDIRRLVREVLREPVTVQVDRATPATTVAHALYPVAAHLKTALLLELLRHTDTGSVLVFTRTKHRAKRVGEQLVKAGYRAASLQGNLSQNRRQAALDGFRDGSTQILVATDIAARGIDVSSISHVVNYDMPDTVDAYTHRIGRTGRAARTGDAFTLVSSEDDGLVRAIERALGAPLERRRIPGFDYAAPAPARDTEFARGPRPPRGPGKGKAAAQRSGARARPAPASSGSSKPAASSPSSTPRGASKPIIARSFRTRRPR
- a CDS encoding PaaI family thioesterase, which translates into the protein MTRWEELRDPDSPEPQFKLPAWIAPAPFEALCGLEIAEAAEGRSVLRMPFRVKLAQGGGLLHGGALTTLADTAVAMAIKSLLPEGTRFATVEMTTSFRAPVRRGVVEARARVVRFEGRDLEGEAQVYAEDGTLAATFRSRFRVARGEPGSEAGPSFGVGKGP
- a CDS encoding NADH:flavin oxidoreductase, whose protein sequence is MYSIFESAELGPLVASNRIVRSATWLGLADPQGGVTDALVERYAELGRGGAGVIVTGYASVSPEGRQMPRMLGAHEDRFVPGLARLAAAIRARGALAGLQLVHAGGQTRAEWIGGRDPVAPSFTPAVQYPQVPRELSFEEIARIVADFGRAARRAREAGFDFVQLHAAHGYLVNQFLSPLTNLRTDRYGGDLRQRFRFLQEVWAAVQGAAGPDYPVAVKLNGADFLPGGLEAEDAARVAEWTALRAPCLIEVSGGTAASGDLGPVRRVDAPEQEAYFRDLASGVKRRVTVPVGVVGGLRSPETLENLLFEGVADFFSLARPLLWEPDLPARWAAGDRTPARCISCNGCFAPGREGRGVRCVVREKLESELGVGTR
- a CDS encoding response regulator, producing the protein GGAGGGGGGGGWGLGGGRGWETLLLVEDEEAILELGREILEELGYTVLAAATPAEALRTAQAYPGEIHLLITDVVMPGMNGRELAERLGAMRRGLRCLFISGYTADLVAHRGILDEGVRLLQKPFTVRELSAKVRQALGPEGGPGSAG
- the acs gene encoding acetate--CoA ligase, yielding MADAAGIKDVYPVPEHFRKRAWIKSREEYAKLYKESVENNDGFWAKVAEEQVTWIKKWDRVQDWKFSKDEVYLKWFIGGKLNLSYNCLDRHLEKRGSQTAILWEGNEPTEDRKLTYRELHDQVCRFANFLKSRGVKKGDRVSMYLPMVPELAVAMLACARIGAVHSVVFGGFSADALKDRIQDCASNFLITCDGFYRGAKLVNQKAQADDAMSNCPTIKTCVVVRRVGADKVKSEMKAGRDFWWEDELPKQSNQCACEEMDAEDPLFILYTSGSTGKPKGVMHTTGGYLVYTSYTHKLVFDYHDGDIYFCAADIGWVTGHSYIVYGPLCNGAITMMFEGVPNYPDAGRYWDIVGKHKVNVLYTAPTAIRAIAAAGDQFVESRLGKLDSLRLLGTVGEPINPEAWRWYYEKPGRSKCPIVDTWWQTETGGILITGLPGAIDMKPGKATTPFFGLEPVIVDPEKGTRLDGVASGALCIKRPWPGLMRGVYGDPDRFRQTYFVQYDGYYFTGDGSNRDKDGDYQITGRIDDVINVSGHRMGTAEVESALVLHPQVAEAAVVGFPHEIKGQGIYAYVTPNAGVEGSDALKKELLALVRKEIGPIATPDHIQFAPGLPKTRSGKIMRRILRKIAANEVKDGFGDTSTLLDPGVVDLLAENRLNKG
- a CDS encoding spermidine synthase; this translates as MSRPWQTLDRVPTAEGTLELRRRGDRDLLITVAGRVLMNSVHHRSETALGALACQGLAGRRGARVLVGGLGMGFTLRAVLDAVAADARVVVAELNPVVVRWCGGPLAELTGGAAQDPRVEVRVGDVADVIRDASATASDRFDAVVLDLYEGPHAGCAKGADPLYGRGAIERTRSALRPGGVFAVWGEAYDEGFERRLRAAGFSVSTDRPGRGGLRHVVYVATAPR